From a region of the Cucumis sativus cultivar 9930 chromosome 6, Cucumber_9930_V3, whole genome shotgun sequence genome:
- the LOC101215111 gene encoding LOW QUALITY PROTEIN: transcription termination factor MTERF6, chloroplastic/mitochondrial (The sequence of the model RefSeq protein was modified relative to this genomic sequence to represent the inferred CDS: inserted 1 base in 1 codon; deleted 1 base in 1 codon; substituted 2 bases at 2 genomic stop codons), producing MTLRKVASKFSIASNAYTEPVTRSRSKGIIQEQDQGSVIAQSILKQLMESPKGEIIIRENHLFDHSTSASNLSKQESDLVVSFMMTDVTIEAAMAKMERKINFLMKAVKERYHEISASRDQMKVCETTESSKTLATKANDKGKVVLIKGRPTSQAVHSKLGRECFLVVYQSSGARRLWFFWSKGFEEKSISKCSQKCKQLEGMPXEIASQNWDYLKNIGIHERQLRHMFSKYPKILTICLNGXLVLMVECLATLGSHPHEFASAVAQFPYMLFHSMEDKLCPRLAFFQALDIPEKLLGKMILLNPRLIRYSIVPKLTEIVDFHANFGLDKQGLIDKVLVKYPFLMGYSVDKTLRPTLKFFKSIGLKDVDLQAIAGGYPEVLCRDANKVLTPNFDFLKNCGFRDAQIVALVAGYPPILIKSIEHSIEPQINFLIEXEEVAGYPDFFRHGLKKRLELRHKILKQNNTKCSLSEMLDRNQKKFLMKFGMLDCHSTTLLIFSPAPPLSRIIISLFALY from the exons ATGACACTAAGGAAGGTTGCATCCAAATTTTCTATTGCAAGCAACGCCTATACAGAACCTGTCACCCGTAGTCGTTCTAAGGGGATCATCCAGGAGCAAGATCAAGGTTCTGTCATCGCACAGAGCATCCTTAAGCAACTGATGGAATCTCCTAAAGGTGAGATCATCATTAGAGAAAATCATTTGTTCGACCACTCTACTTCTGCTTCTAATCTATCAAAGCAAGAATCAGACCTTGTAGTGTCTTTCATGATGACCGATGTAACTATTGAGGCCGCCATGGCaaagatggagagaaaaataaatttcctAATGAAAGCTGTCAAGGAGCGATATCATGAAATTTCTGCCTCAAGAGATCAAATGAAAGTTTGTGAAACTACTGAGTCGAGCAAAACTCTTGCTACCAAAGCTAATGATAAAGGAAAAGTTGTGTT GATCAAGGGTAGACCAACTAGTCAGGCAGTTCATTCGAAGCTTGGAAGGGAATGCTTCCTAGTGGTATACCAATCATCTGGAGCCAGAA gGCTGTGGTTCTTCTGGAGTAAAGGGTTCGAGGAAAAAAGCATC TCGAAATGTTCACAAAAGTGCAAACAGCTTGAAGGCATGCCTTAAGAAATCGCCTCTCAAAACTGGGattacttgaaaaatattggAATTCATGAGAGACAGCTCCGTCATATGTTTTCCAAGTATCCCAAGATTCTTACTATTTGTCTTAATGGATAGCTTGTTCTCATGGTCGAGTGCCTTGCCACTCTGGGTAGTCACCCCCATGAATTTGCTTCGGCCGTTGCCCAATTTCCTTACATGCTTTTTCATAGCATGGAGGACAAGCTTTGCCCACGTTTGGCTTTTTTCCAAGCATTGGATATCCCTGAGAAGCTGCTTGGGAAGATGATTTTGCTCAATCCCAGGCTTATTAGATACAGCATTGTGCCGAAACTTACTGAGATTGTGGACTTTCATGCTAATTTCGGCCTTGATAAGCAAGGCTTAATTGACAAAGTTTTGGTAAAATATCCATTTCTTATGGGGTATAGTGTCGATAAAACGCTACGTCCcacattaaaattttttaaatctatagGTTTGAAGGATGTAGATCTTCAAGCAATTGCAGGTGGCTATCCTGAGGTTTTATGTAGGGATGCTAACAAAGTTTTGACACCCAATTTTGATTTCCTGAAGAACTGTGGATTTCGAGATGCGCAGATTGTAGCCCTGGTGGCCGGTTATCCTCCTATTTTGATTAAGAGTATCGAACATTCTATAGAACCACAGATTAATTTCTTGATAG TTGAAGAAGTTGCTGGTTATCCGGACTTCTTTCGACATGGTTTGAAGAAGAGGCTAGAATTACgacacaaaattttgaaacaaaacaataccAAGTGTAGTTTAAGTGAAATGTTGGATCGTAATCAGAAGAAGTTCTTAATGAAGTTTGGTATGTTAGATTGTCATTCTACAACACTCTTGATTTTTTCCCCTGCTCCTCCCTTATCCCGGATCATAATTAGCTTGTTTGCACTATATTAG
- the LOC101214474 gene encoding uncharacterized protein LOC101214474: protein MKIEREITHLMHPRHKLRLEYTEIPYNCDGCKEAGIGYKYKCQQCGFNLHKVCAVGAPRITHPFYEKCEFKLYYYPPGKGKRVCDACRTYVHGFVYHCNSCDFDLHPCCANLPQVLDDGKHNLYLCNKLSSSCHSCGGKGLGWSYRSQCKTYNLHLSCVKEMLVESWQAIYFNVDKNKVRQMHTSIPSLKGSLQNRPGARGTVKKYGQMAGTAARAIISAILGDPTAIVAAVIGGIISK, encoded by the exons atgaagatagagagagagataacTCACCTGATGCACCCACGACACAAACTGAGGCTCGAGTACACTGAGATCCCCTACAACTGTGATGGGTGCAAGGAAGCTGGTATTGGCTACAAATACAAGTGCCAACAATGTGGATTCAACTTGCACAAGGTTTGTGCCGTTGGTGCCCCCAGAATCACCCATCCtttctatgaaaaatgtgaatttaaattatactaTTATCCCCCTGGCAAAGGAAAGCGAGTGTGTGATGCATGTAGAACTTATGTTCATGGATTTGTGTACCACTGCAATAGTTGTGACTTCGATCTCCATCCTTGTTGTGCAAACCTCCCACAAGTCCTTGATGATGGTAAACACAATCTTTACCTGTGTAACAAGCTCTCAAGCTCATGCCATAGCTGTGGAGGGAAGGGACTCGGTTGGTCGTACAGGTCGCAGTGCAAAACTTATAACCTTCATCTGTCATGTGTGAAAGAGATGCTGGTGGAAAGCTGGCAAGCCATATATTTCAATGTGGATAAGAATAAGGTTAGGCAAATGCATACTTCTATCCCAAGCCTCAAGGGATCACTGCAAAATCGTCCTGGGGCAAGAGGAACGGTTAAGAAGTATGGTCAGATGGCTGGTACTGCAGCTCGTGCCATTATCTCCGCCATTTTGGGGGACCCTACAGCTATAGTAGCAGCTGTAATTGGTGGCATCATATCAAA ATAA
- the LOC101214237 gene encoding protein FAR1-RELATED SEQUENCE 9 isoform X1 has product MKLKIKNKENKREKKDGNGKDRNPRTTGKEIRQPLLRLDREGDGSPLGSISRLLCTNPLEMSGGRQRTLVVGVQHVLDYLKRMQAENPAFYYAVQGDGDHHAGANIFWADATSRMNYTYFGDTVVLDTTFRTNQYRVPLAAFTGFNHHGQPVLFGCGLVLYESESSFIWLFQTWLQAMSGRQPISITTDPDRLIQVAVAQVLPGTRHRFCKWAIFRETQEKLSHLCQSHPTFETEFRKCVNEAETIEEFESFWEALLNRYYIMDNEWLQLMYSARQQWVPVYMRDTFFGEMSINESYKSLNLFFDGYVTASTSIQMLVRQYEKAMASWHEKELKADYDTINSMPVLKTPSPMEKQAADLYSRRIFRKFQEELVETLANPATKIDDTGTIATYRVAKFGEDHKAHAVSFNSLEMKANCSCQLFEYSGIICRHILAVFRAKNVLTLPSQYVLKRWTRNARNGAVTDDHNSELPNEAGDSSTVRYNNLRQEAIKYVEEGAKSIHIYNVAVDALKEASRKVSAVKNRGPGATNGDVMANGVVGPLVATEENQTPTYQSVEQKEKKIRELSAELEKTNQRCEVYRANLLAVLRDMEEQKLKLSVKVQNARLSLKE; this is encoded by the exons atgaaattaaaaattaaaaataaagaaaacaaaagagaaaaaaaggacgGAAACGGTAAAGATCGGAACCCTAGAACAACCGGCAAAGAGATCAGACAACCGTTACTCCGACTG GATCGTGAGGGAGATGGAAGTCCTTTAGGAAGCATCTCCCGGCTCTTGTGTACTAACCCTTTAGAAATGAGTGGTGGCCGGCAGCGGACCCTTGTGGTTGGGGTTCAGCATGTTTTGGACTATCTGAAACGAATGCAGGCTGAGAATCCTGCTTTTTATTATGCAGTCCAGGGCGATGGTGATCATCACGCTGGGGCAAATATCTTTTGGGCTGATGCAACTTCTAGAATGAATTATACTTACTTTGGTGACACTGTTGTATTGGATACAACATTTAGAACAAATCAGTATAGGGTGCCTCTTGCTGCCTTTACAGGGTTTAATCATCATGGTCAGCCAGTTTTGTTTGGATGTGGGTTGGTCCTTTATGAGTCCGAATCCTCGTTCATTTGGCTCTTCCAAACTTGGCTTCAAGCAATGTCTGGCCGCCAACCAATTTCCATTACAACGGACCCAGATAGGCTTATCCAGGTTGCCGTTGCACAAGTTCTTCCAGGTACCCGCCATCGTTTTTGCAAATGGGCTATATTCAGAGAAACGCAGGAGAAGTTGTCTCATCTTTGCCAATCTCATCCTACTTTTGAAACTGAGTTTAGAAAATGTGTTAATGAGGCTGAGACAATTGAAGAATTTGAGTCCTTCTGGGAAGCCCTTCTGAATAGATATTACATTATGGACAATGAGTGGCTTCAGTTAATGTATAGTGCTAGACAACAGTGGGTACCTGTCTACATGAGGGACACTTTCTTTGGAGAAATGTCAATAAATGAGAGctataaaagtttgaatttgttttttgatGGATATGTTACTGCATCCACCTCTATACAGATGTTGGTTAGACAGTATGAAAAGGCCATGGCAAGCTGGcatgaaaaagaattaaaagctGATTATGATACAATTAACTCTATGCCTGTCCTGAAGACACCATCTCCTATGGAGAAACAGGCTGCAGATCTATATTCAAGGAGGATTTTCAGAAAGTTCCAGGAGGAATTGGTAGAAACTCTTGCCAATCCTGCAACCAAAATTGATGACACAGGAACCATTGCTACCTATCGAGTAGCAAAATTTGGGGAAGACCATAAAGCCCATGCTGTTAGTTTTAATTCATTAGAGATGAAAGCTAATTGCAGTTGTCAACTGTTTGAGTATTCAGGAATAATTTGCAGGCATATATTAGCAGTTTTTAGGGCAAAAAATGTTCTTACACTTCCTTCTCAATATGTATTGAAACGGTGGACCAGAAATGCCAGAAATGGAGCTGTAACAGATGATCATAATTCAGAACTACCAAATGAAGCTGGAGATTCTTCTACTGTCAGGTACAATAATCTTCGTCAAGAAGCAATCAAGTATGTTGAAGAAGGAGCGAAGtcaattcatatttataatgtGGCTGTGGATGCCCTAAAAGAGGCCTCTAGAAAGGTTTCTGCTGTAAAGAATCGGGGCCCTGGAGCTACTAACGGTGATGTTATGGCCAATGGAGTTGTTGGGCCTTTGGTTGCAACAGAAGAGAATCAGACACCAACCTATCAATCAGTG GaacaaaaggagaagaaaattcGTGAGCTTTCTGCAGAGTtggaaaaaacaaatcaacgTTGTGAAGTATATAGAGCAAATCTCCTAGCTGTTCTAAGGGACATGGAAGAACAGAAGTTGAAGCTATCTGTGAAGGTCCAAAATGCAAGGCTTAGTTTGAAAGAGTGA
- the LOC101214237 gene encoding protein FAR1-RELATED SEQUENCE 9 isoform X2 — protein sequence MSGGRQRTLVVGVQHVLDYLKRMQAENPAFYYAVQGDGDHHAGANIFWADATSRMNYTYFGDTVVLDTTFRTNQYRVPLAAFTGFNHHGQPVLFGCGLVLYESESSFIWLFQTWLQAMSGRQPISITTDPDRLIQVAVAQVLPGTRHRFCKWAIFRETQEKLSHLCQSHPTFETEFRKCVNEAETIEEFESFWEALLNRYYIMDNEWLQLMYSARQQWVPVYMRDTFFGEMSINESYKSLNLFFDGYVTASTSIQMLVRQYEKAMASWHEKELKADYDTINSMPVLKTPSPMEKQAADLYSRRIFRKFQEELVETLANPATKIDDTGTIATYRVAKFGEDHKAHAVSFNSLEMKANCSCQLFEYSGIICRHILAVFRAKNVLTLPSQYVLKRWTRNARNGAVTDDHNSELPNEAGDSSTVRYNNLRQEAIKYVEEGAKSIHIYNVAVDALKEASRKVSAVKNRGPGATNGDVMANGVVGPLVATEENQTPTYQSVEQKEKKIRELSAELEKTNQRCEVYRANLLAVLRDMEEQKLKLSVKVQNARLSLKE from the exons ATGAGTGGTGGCCGGCAGCGGACCCTTGTGGTTGGGGTTCAGCATGTTTTGGACTATCTGAAACGAATGCAGGCTGAGAATCCTGCTTTTTATTATGCAGTCCAGGGCGATGGTGATCATCACGCTGGGGCAAATATCTTTTGGGCTGATGCAACTTCTAGAATGAATTATACTTACTTTGGTGACACTGTTGTATTGGATACAACATTTAGAACAAATCAGTATAGGGTGCCTCTTGCTGCCTTTACAGGGTTTAATCATCATGGTCAGCCAGTTTTGTTTGGATGTGGGTTGGTCCTTTATGAGTCCGAATCCTCGTTCATTTGGCTCTTCCAAACTTGGCTTCAAGCAATGTCTGGCCGCCAACCAATTTCCATTACAACGGACCCAGATAGGCTTATCCAGGTTGCCGTTGCACAAGTTCTTCCAGGTACCCGCCATCGTTTTTGCAAATGGGCTATATTCAGAGAAACGCAGGAGAAGTTGTCTCATCTTTGCCAATCTCATCCTACTTTTGAAACTGAGTTTAGAAAATGTGTTAATGAGGCTGAGACAATTGAAGAATTTGAGTCCTTCTGGGAAGCCCTTCTGAATAGATATTACATTATGGACAATGAGTGGCTTCAGTTAATGTATAGTGCTAGACAACAGTGGGTACCTGTCTACATGAGGGACACTTTCTTTGGAGAAATGTCAATAAATGAGAGctataaaagtttgaatttgttttttgatGGATATGTTACTGCATCCACCTCTATACAGATGTTGGTTAGACAGTATGAAAAGGCCATGGCAAGCTGGcatgaaaaagaattaaaagctGATTATGATACAATTAACTCTATGCCTGTCCTGAAGACACCATCTCCTATGGAGAAACAGGCTGCAGATCTATATTCAAGGAGGATTTTCAGAAAGTTCCAGGAGGAATTGGTAGAAACTCTTGCCAATCCTGCAACCAAAATTGATGACACAGGAACCATTGCTACCTATCGAGTAGCAAAATTTGGGGAAGACCATAAAGCCCATGCTGTTAGTTTTAATTCATTAGAGATGAAAGCTAATTGCAGTTGTCAACTGTTTGAGTATTCAGGAATAATTTGCAGGCATATATTAGCAGTTTTTAGGGCAAAAAATGTTCTTACACTTCCTTCTCAATATGTATTGAAACGGTGGACCAGAAATGCCAGAAATGGAGCTGTAACAGATGATCATAATTCAGAACTACCAAATGAAGCTGGAGATTCTTCTACTGTCAGGTACAATAATCTTCGTCAAGAAGCAATCAAGTATGTTGAAGAAGGAGCGAAGtcaattcatatttataatgtGGCTGTGGATGCCCTAAAAGAGGCCTCTAGAAAGGTTTCTGCTGTAAAGAATCGGGGCCCTGGAGCTACTAACGGTGATGTTATGGCCAATGGAGTTGTTGGGCCTTTGGTTGCAACAGAAGAGAATCAGACACCAACCTATCAATCAGTG GaacaaaaggagaagaaaattcGTGAGCTTTCTGCAGAGTtggaaaaaacaaatcaacgTTGTGAAGTATATAGAGCAAATCTCCTAGCTGTTCTAAGGGACATGGAAGAACAGAAGTTGAAGCTATCTGTGAAGGTCCAAAATGCAAGGCTTAGTTTGAAAGAGTGA
- the LOC101213994 gene encoding 3-hydroxy-3-methylglutaryl-coenzyme A reductase 1 — translation MDARRRRSSTLVKKLTADEPPVKSMDKNPLKVKMLERQHVHDDAVKASDVLPLPIYLTNAAFFTLFFSVVYFLLTRWREKIRSSTPLHVVTLSEMVAISAFIASFIYLLGFFGIDFVQSIFRPSHDVWTSEDDEVVIIKEDTRKVPCGAGIDCSIPILAPPMPSVPKVVDPLPVSIDLTEEDEEIVKSVVDGSTPSYSLESKLGDCGRAAAIRRVALQRVTGKSLSGLPLEGFDYASILGQCCEMPIGYVQIPVGIAGPLLLDGKEYSVPMATTEGCLVASTNRGCKAIMISGGANSVLLRDAMTRAPVMRFATAKRAAELKFYVEDPANFDTLASVFNKSSRFGRLQSIKCAIAGKNLYMRFSCSTGDAMGMNMVSKGVQNVLDFLQNDFPDMDVIGISGNYCSDKKPAAVNWIEGRGKSVVCEVTIKGDVVRKVLKTDVQALVELNMLKNLTGSAMAGALGGFNAHASNIVSAIYIATGQDPAQNVESSHCITMMEAVNDGQDLHVSVTMPSIEVGTVGGGTQLASQSACLNLLGVKGANREAPGSNSRLLATIVAASVLAGELSLMSAISAGQLVRSHMKYNRSSRDITKASSS, via the exons ATGGACGCCCGCCGCCGCCGGTCCTCTACCCTCGTCAAGAAACTCACCGCCGACGAACCACCGGTTAAATCCATGGATAAAAATCCTCTCAAGGTTAAGATGCTGGAACGACAACATGTTCACGATGATGCCGTTAAGGCGTCTGATGTTTTGCCTCTTCCCATTTACCTCACCAATGCCGCTTTCTtcactctcttcttctctgtTGTTTACTTTCTTCTTACGCGGTGGCGTGAGAAGATCCGTTCATCCACTCCTCTCCATGTCGTTACGCTTTCCGAAATGGTCGCCATTTCTGCCTTCATTGCTTCCTTCATTTACCTTCTTGGATTCTTCGGTATCGACTTTGTTCAGTCCATTTTCCGCCCTTCGCATGATGTATGGACCTCTGAAGATGATGAGGTCGTAATCATTAAGGAAGATACGCGGAAGGTTCCCTGCGGTGCTGGAATTGATTGTTCGATTCCGATTTTGGCACCTCCTATGCCATCAGTACCAAAAGTCGTTGATCCGCTCCCTGTTAGCATCGATTTGACGGAGGAAGATGAGGAAATCGTTAAATCTGTTGTCGATGGATCTACGCCCTCCTATTCCCTCGAATCGAAGCTTGGCGATTGTGGACGAGCGGCAGCGATCCGTCGCGTGGCCTTGCAGAGAGTTACCGGGAAATCGCTTTCGGGACTTCCGTTGGAAGGATTCGATTACGCTTCCATATTAGGGCAGTGCTGCGAGATGCCTATCGGATATGTACAGATTCCGGTGGGAATCGCCGGGCCATTGCTGTTAGACGGCAAGGAATATTCTGTACCAATGGCTACAACCGAAGGTTGTTTGGTTGCGAGTACAAATAGAGGTTGTAAAGCGATTATGATATCCGGTGGAGCAAACAGCGTATTGTTGAGAGATGCAATGACAAGAGCACCGGTTATGAGATTCGCTACAGCGAAAAGAGCAGCGGAATTGAAGTTCTACGTCGAAGATCCGGCGAATTTTGATACATTAGCCTCCGTTTTCAACAAGTCTAGTAGATTTGGAAGGTTACAAAGTATCAAATGCGCCATTGCTGGTAAGAATCTCTACATGAGATTCTCTTGCAGTACGGGTGATGCTATGGGAATGAACATGGTATCAAAAGGCGTTCAAAATGTTTTGGATTTTCTCCAGAATGATTTCCCTGACATGGATGTAATTGGCATATCTG GAAACTACTGTTCAGACAAGAAGCCAGCTGCTGTGAACTGGATCGAAGGGCGTGGTAAATCAGTGGTTTGTGAGGTTACAATCAAGGGCGATGTGGTGAGGAAGGTTCTCAAAACCGATGTCCAAGCTTTAGTTGAGCTTAACATGCTCAAGAATCTAACTGGTTCTGCCATGGCTGGAGCTCTTGGTGGGTTCAACGCTCATGCGAGTAACATAGTCTCAGCCATTTATATAGCAACAGGGCAAGATCCAGCACAGAACGTGGAGAGTTCACACTGTATTACAATGATGGAAGCTGTGAATGATGGGCAAGATCTTCATGTCTCTGTCACCATGCCTTCCATAGAG GTGGGTACAGTTGGAGGAGGGACCCAGCTTGCTTCTCAATCTGCTTGTTTGAATTTACTTGGAGTTAAAGGGGCAAACAGAGAAGCTCCTGGATCTAACTCAAGGCTGCTAGCCACCATTGTAGCTGCTTCAGTTCTTGCAGGAGAGCTATCTCTAATGTCTGCTATTTCAGCAGGACAACTTGTGAGGAGTCATATGAAATACAACAGATCCAGTAGAGATATCACTAAAGCTTCTTCctcataa